A single genomic interval of Leptolyngbyaceae cyanobacterium harbors:
- a CDS encoding vitamin K epoxide reductase family protein: protein MTRKRSTPWIHRWSRPIMAGIATVGAVVTAYLTYTKFTGNEAACPTKGCDIVLSSPYATVFGLPLALFGFLAYASMVVFAIAPLLIKGNHELRSKLESWTGLLLFLGGTAMMVFSGYLMYLLAFEIKAVCTYCIASALFSAILFILAIVGRDWQDIGQLFFIGFLVSIIVLVGTLGVYANIKNPNIANRSVLGETGLPITTTSGEAEIALVAHLKQVGAKMYGAFWCSHCHDQKQLFGKEAFKQIDYIECDPKGKNPQPNLCQAAKVASYPTWVINGQSVSGTQFLEKLAQMSGYTGARNFKNSAFGGS from the coding sequence ATGACTCGTAAACGTTCTACTCCTTGGATTCATCGCTGGTCACGCCCCATTATGGCAGGGATTGCTACGGTTGGAGCGGTTGTAACTGCCTATCTGACGTACACCAAATTTACTGGTAATGAGGCAGCTTGCCCGACAAAAGGCTGTGATATCGTGCTATCCAGCCCCTATGCTACCGTTTTTGGCTTACCACTGGCGTTATTTGGGTTTCTTGCCTACGCCAGCATGGTCGTTTTTGCGATCGCTCCTCTACTAATTAAAGGCAATCATGAACTCCGCTCCAAGTTAGAAAGTTGGACAGGATTGCTGTTATTTCTGGGCGGCACTGCCATGATGGTGTTTAGCGGCTACTTGATGTATTTGCTGGCATTTGAGATTAAAGCAGTTTGCACATACTGCATTGCCTCTGCTTTATTTTCAGCTATCCTGTTTATTTTGGCGATCGTCGGACGGGATTGGCAAGACATCGGACAACTATTTTTTATCGGATTTTTGGTAAGCATAATTGTGCTGGTTGGTACGTTGGGAGTTTACGCCAATATTAAAAACCCCAATATTGCCAACCGCTCAGTTCTCGGAGAAACTGGTTTACCAATTACTACTACTTCAGGTGAGGCAGAAATTGCTCTGGTAGCTCATTTAAAACAAGTGGGAGCTAAGATGTACGGAGCGTTCTGGTGTTCTCACTGTCACGACCAAAAACAACTTTTTGGTAAGGAAGCGTTCAAACAAATCGACTATATTGAATGCGACCCCAAAGGAAAAAATCCTCAACCGAATTTGTGCCAAGCGGCTAAAGTCGCGAGTTATCCAACCTGGGTGATTAACGGTCAATCCGTTTCGGGTACGCAATTTTTGGAGAAATTAGCCCAGATGTCTGGCTACACAGGAGCGCGTAACTTTAAAAATTCAGCATTTGGTGGAAGTTAA
- a CDS encoding metalloregulator ArsR/SmtB family transcription factor has translation MKELNPSQKSLSQESDAPSCESHLVNLDNVRSLQPEILPIDEAQRMAEFFGVLADPSRLRLLSCLAKQELCVCDLAASLKISDSGVSHQLRLLRTLRLVKHRKEGRNVYYSLADSHVINLYREVAEHLKEPGN, from the coding sequence ATGAAAGAACTTAACCCTTCACAGAAGTCACTATCCCAGGAGTCCGACGCGCCAAGCTGCGAGTCTCACCTAGTCAATCTAGACAACGTGCGCTCCTTACAGCCAGAAATCTTGCCAATTGACGAAGCGCAGCGCATGGCGGAATTTTTTGGCGTACTTGCCGATCCCAGCCGTCTGCGCCTGCTATCTTGCTTGGCAAAGCAGGAGTTATGTGTCTGTGACTTGGCGGCTAGCTTAAAAATAAGTGACTCTGGCGTTTCTCATCAACTGCGCCTGTTGCGAACATTGCGCTTGGTTAAGCATCGCAAAGAGGGTCGTAACGTATATTACAGCTTGGCAGATAGCCACGTTATTAATCTGTATCGCGAAGTTGCAGAACATTTGAAGGAACCAGGGAATTGA
- a CDS encoding efflux RND transporter periplasmic adaptor subunit, translated as MRICNRSQSSTPLHCVSLAMLSLLLSAPTAVLAGAGHDHSGASEFQGGSEPTGSIQVDAETAKRLGIKVEPVKRQQLAIGIKTTGQIETLPSKQVEVTTPISETKVVELLVQPGASVTAGQPVAVLSSSGLVELRVTSEEKRAEGEADRKQAQADLKLAQQNYERQQTIAEAEIAQAKTQVAAAQKQYDRDKALVDRKAVLKVAQENYQRQVQIAQAEISQAQTELAVAQEQYDRDKFLVDKGALPRRQMLESQARLAEARSQVVKASSRQNVLQAETEVKRAEVDLPLRELRESEGKLAEAKAQLTRANQRRDVIEAEAQLKRAQSAVEVAQSRIKLSNATYQTRLQQLGTKANDKGLVTVTAPISGKVADREATLGQSFEDAGGKLMTIVNDSRVFATANIYEKDLDKVKTGQAVSVKVASVPNRTFNGQIATIGSVVGGETRVVPVKAELDNPGGVLKPGMFAQLEVLTSQTPNAILAIPSSAVVEANGKKTVYVENGNAYQPVEVTLGQTSRDMVEVKSGLFEGDLIVIQRVPQLYAQSLRGGGKPKAGGHEHGDEHGDEHGTEKATTSALSGLPLPWWLVIPAGGALATGTFIAGASWASRRTQRRLLSVGNLDYNPPSYETEPYLNNSKHPAVSHSTHRVEENDKHQGPHS; from the coding sequence ATGAGAATCTGTAACCGCTCTCAATCTTCTACACCACTCCATTGTGTTTCCCTAGCAATGCTGAGCCTGCTGCTAAGCGCTCCTACAGCTGTATTAGCAGGTGCTGGACACGATCACAGTGGTGCAAGTGAATTTCAAGGCGGAAGCGAACCAACTGGTTCTATCCAAGTCGATGCAGAAACCGCCAAACGGTTAGGAATTAAAGTTGAGCCTGTTAAACGGCAGCAGCTAGCGATTGGCATTAAAACCACAGGTCAAATTGAAACCTTGCCCAGCAAGCAAGTGGAAGTTACTACGCCAATTTCAGAAACTAAAGTGGTCGAGCTTCTTGTACAACCCGGAGCATCCGTAACAGCAGGTCAACCCGTCGCCGTTTTATCTAGTTCTGGTCTCGTTGAACTGCGCGTTACATCCGAGGAAAAACGAGCCGAGGGGGAAGCAGATCGTAAGCAGGCTCAAGCAGATTTAAAACTAGCTCAACAAAACTATGAGCGTCAGCAAACCATAGCAGAAGCTGAGATAGCACAAGCAAAAACCCAAGTGGCAGCTGCTCAGAAACAGTATGACCGAGACAAAGCTTTGGTGGATCGCAAAGCAGTCTTAAAAGTAGCTCAAGAAAACTATCAGCGTCAGGTTCAAATAGCACAAGCCGAGATATCACAAGCCCAAACCGAACTGGCAGTCGCTCAGGAACAGTATGACCGAGATAAATTTCTGGTCGATAAGGGAGCGCTCCCACGACGGCAGATGCTCGAATCACAAGCTCGCCTAGCAGAAGCACGCAGCCAAGTGGTTAAGGCTTCTAGCCGCCAGAATGTTCTCCAAGCTGAAACCGAAGTCAAACGCGCCGAGGTGGATCTCCCACTCCGGGAGTTGCGCGAATCTGAAGGCAAACTGGCAGAAGCTAAAGCGCAATTAACTAGGGCAAACCAACGCCGGGACGTTATCGAAGCTGAAGCTCAACTCAAACGCGCTCAGTCAGCTGTTGAAGTAGCTCAATCCCGTATCAAGCTGAGTAACGCCACATATCAAACTCGGCTGCAACAATTGGGCACAAAAGCCAACGACAAGGGGCTGGTAACGGTAACAGCCCCTATTTCTGGTAAAGTTGCCGACCGAGAAGCCACCCTCGGTCAATCATTCGAGGACGCGGGCGGCAAGCTAATGACTATTGTCAATGACAGCCGCGTTTTTGCCACTGCGAATATCTATGAAAAAGATTTAGACAAAGTTAAAACGGGCCAAGCGGTGAGCGTCAAGGTTGCTTCTGTGCCTAATCGTACCTTTAATGGACAAATTGCCACGATTGGGTCGGTGGTGGGAGGCGAAACGCGGGTGGTGCCAGTGAAAGCCGAACTGGACAACCCTGGCGGAGTGCTGAAACCGGGAATGTTTGCCCAACTGGAAGTCCTAACAAGCCAGACACCTAATGCTATTTTGGCTATTCCCAGTTCAGCTGTAGTGGAGGCTAATGGCAAAAAAACAGTTTATGTCGAAAACGGCAATGCCTATCAGCCTGTTGAAGTCACGTTAGGTCAAACGTCCAGGGACATGGTTGAGGTTAAGAGTGGTTTATTCGAGGGGGATTTGATTGTTATCCAGCGTGTCCCTCAACTTTATGCCCAATCTCTGCGGGGGGGAGGCAAGCCGAAAGCGGGAGGCCACGAGCATGGTGACGAGCATGGTGACGAGCATGGTACAGAAAAGGCAACCACTTCTGCTTTGAGTGGATTGCCGTTGCCTTGGTGGTTGGTCATCCCAGCCGGGGGAGCGCTCGCGACTGGCACTTTCATAGCAGGTGCTTCCTGGGCTAGTCGTCGCACTCAGCGTCGGCTTCTGTCCGTGGGCAACTTAGACTACAACCCTCCTAGCTATGAAACAGAGCCTTATCTCAACAACTCCAAGCATCCGGCTGTGTCTCACTCGACGCATCGTGTTGAAGAGAATGACAAGCATCAAGGGCCACACTCTTAG
- a CDS encoding efflux RND transporter permease subunit — translation MLSTIIKWAIARRWLVILGAIVVTVWIFRTIIQMPLDVFPSFAPPQVEIQAEAPGLAPEEVESLVTLPIESAINGTPGVTVVRSSSAAGISAVKVIFNWGTDIYQARQLVTERLQQATSKLPEGVETPQISPISSPVGTVLQYAFTSQTTSLMEVRRIVDWQVTNRLLAVPGVSQVTAYGGDVRQYQVLVDPEKLKAFNVSLEDVVEATKAANANAPGGYLITPDREKLIRGIGRIETIEDLTKSVITARNGTPVKIADVADVQIGAALKRGDGSFNGQKAVIVMVNKQPLADTPTVTHAIEAAIKELRAGLPKDIKVTATFRQENYIDSSIENVREALIEGSIIVALILIPFLMNWRNLAVCLTALPLSLLVGILLLNWLGQGLNTMTLGGLAVAIGSAVDDAIVDAENVYRCLRLNKYSLNPRPVLDIVFEGCQEVRDSVFGATIITLVVFSPIFVLTGVEGSIFIPMGLGYIAAVIASSLTALTVTPALCAILLPHGHLPEQEPWVARFFKRLYHPLLTFSMRFSGIILSLAVASLVAAIVIVPSLGQVFLPEFQEQTLVNMLMLYPGVSLEATNSAGLALQDALKNDPRFPYVQLRSGRAPGDAEAAGVNVAHLDIELSEAGMKNREETLEKLREEFEKLPGVAPNIGGFISHRMDEVLSGVRSAIALKIFGPDLEQLRTLGGQVNEAMKTVEGIVDLQLEPQVPIEQLNAILLLVASGAIAWEAIQRFLESSQNFILISS, via the coding sequence ATGCTAAGCACTATTATCAAATGGGCGATCGCCCGACGCTGGCTAGTCATCCTCGGTGCAATTGTCGTCACTGTTTGGATATTTCGCACCATCATCCAGATGCCGCTGGATGTCTTCCCCAGCTTTGCACCCCCCCAAGTTGAAATTCAAGCAGAAGCACCTGGACTCGCTCCAGAAGAAGTCGAATCCCTGGTAACTTTACCGATTGAAAGTGCGATTAATGGTACTCCAGGAGTGACGGTGGTACGTTCTTCGAGTGCGGCGGGAATCTCTGCTGTCAAAGTTATCTTTAACTGGGGAACCGATATTTATCAAGCTCGGCAGTTAGTAACGGAGCGATTGCAGCAAGCGACGAGTAAGCTTCCTGAAGGCGTTGAAACGCCACAAATTTCTCCGATTAGCTCCCCCGTTGGCACTGTACTCCAATATGCCTTCACCTCCCAAACAACATCTTTAATGGAGGTGCGGCGGATTGTTGACTGGCAAGTGACAAACCGCCTCTTGGCTGTTCCTGGCGTTAGTCAAGTGACGGCGTATGGCGGTGATGTACGCCAGTATCAAGTATTAGTCGATCCAGAAAAACTGAAAGCCTTTAATGTTTCTCTAGAAGATGTTGTAGAAGCAACAAAAGCCGCAAATGCCAATGCTCCTGGTGGCTATTTAATCACCCCTGACCGAGAAAAGTTAATTCGAGGTATTGGGCGGATTGAAACCATTGAAGACCTAACAAAATCCGTAATTACTGCCCGTAACGGGACACCCGTTAAGATAGCAGATGTCGCTGACGTACAAATCGGTGCAGCACTCAAACGGGGTGACGGCAGCTTTAACGGTCAAAAGGCAGTTATCGTTATGGTTAATAAACAGCCTCTTGCCGATACTCCCACTGTCACCCATGCGATTGAAGCGGCAATAAAAGAGCTGAGAGCAGGCTTACCGAAAGATATCAAAGTAACCGCTACATTCCGTCAGGAAAACTACATCGATTCCTCAATTGAGAATGTTAGGGAGGCTCTAATCGAAGGCAGCATTATCGTTGCCCTTATCCTCATCCCGTTTTTAATGAATTGGCGCAACCTTGCTGTTTGTTTAACTGCCCTTCCCTTATCTTTGCTGGTAGGAATTCTCTTACTAAATTGGTTGGGACAAGGATTGAATACGATGACGTTAGGAGGGTTAGCTGTAGCAATTGGTTCAGCCGTTGATGATGCAATTGTGGACGCGGAAAATGTTTACCGTTGCCTGCGGCTAAATAAATACTCTCTTAACCCGCGTCCGGTTTTAGATATTGTATTTGAAGGCTGTCAGGAGGTGCGTGATTCGGTATTCGGAGCCACGATAATTACCCTTGTTGTCTTCTCTCCAATTTTTGTTTTGACTGGCGTAGAAGGTAGCATTTTTATTCCAATGGGGTTGGGCTATATAGCAGCAGTTATCGCTTCTAGTTTGACAGCCTTGACGGTAACTCCGGCTTTATGTGCTATCTTACTGCCTCACGGTCACTTACCAGAACAGGAACCTTGGGTAGCGAGATTTTTCAAGCGGCTTTATCATCCACTTTTAACGTTTTCTATGCGTTTTTCTGGAATTATCTTGAGCCTTGCTGTCGCTAGTTTGGTGGCAGCGATTGTTATTGTTCCCTCGTTGGGACAGGTGTTTTTACCGGAGTTTCAAGAGCAAACTTTAGTAAATATGTTAATGCTCTATCCGGGTGTATCTCTGGAAGCTACAAATAGCGCGGGTTTGGCACTTCAAGATGCCTTGAAGAATGACCCCAGGTTTCCCTACGTACAGTTGCGTTCGGGACGCGCTCCAGGAGATGCTGAGGCAGCGGGAGTCAACGTGGCACATCTAGATATAGAGTTAAGCGAAGCCGGAATGAAAAACCGGGAGGAGACTCTTGAAAAGCTACGGGAGGAATTTGAAAAATTACCAGGAGTAGCGCCTAATATTGGGGGTTTTATCTCTCACCGGATGGATGAGGTGTTGTCTGGAGTTAGGAGTGCGATCGCACTCAAAATTTTCGGTCCCGACTTAGAGCAACTCCGCACCCTTGGGGGACAGGTGAATGAGGCGATGAAAACTGTTGAAGGAATCGTAGATTTGCAACTTGAACCCCAAGTACCAATCGAACAATTGAATGCTATCCTGCTGCTGGTAGCTTCAGGTGCGATCGCGTGGGAAGCGATTCAGCGCTTTTTAGAATCCAGCCAAAATTTCATCCTCATTTCATCATGA
- a CDS encoding divalent metal cation transporter has product MRAVGVATGRGLAQACRDYFSQRVNFCLWVLCEIAIAA; this is encoded by the coding sequence GTGCGTGCGGTTGGAGTGGCTACCGGGCGAGGTTTAGCCCAGGCTTGTCGAGATTATTTCAGTCAAAGAGTCAATTTTTGTTTGTGGGTACTATGCGAGATTGCGATCGCGGCTTGA
- a CDS encoding heavy metal translocating P-type ATPase encodes MTQTPSLKNQQMQVGGMDCGSCAAKIEAGVQKIPGISETSVSFATGRLSVTYDPKQVSDREICDRVISLGYTIISPESHGEANDRDHRHSHDSGEFNLKEELLPVLGVVALLVLGIIFEKPLHDTPYSIGEYAAFIPAYLISGWTVLKSAGRNILKGQVFDENFLMTIATVGAIAIHQLPEAVAVMLFFRIGELFQEYSVGRARRSIKALLEIRPDTANLKVNGTVKEVFPETVNVGDIILVKPGEKIPLDGEILEGNSQIDTSALTGESVPRTVKVGEVVLAGTINQTGVLTIQVTKKFWESSIAKIIDLVENATSKKAETEKFITQFARYYTPVVVFLSLAVALLPPLFIPGATHTEWVYRALILLVISCPCGLVISIPLGYFGGVGGAAKRGILVKGSTFLDTLAAVKTVVFDKTGTLTKGVFKVARIVTKNGFSESEFLEIAAKAESHSNHPIAQSIREAYGQLIGDADVTDYEEIAGHGIRAKVKNQVVLAGNDRLLHRENVDHDTCKVEGTVVHLAVDRRYAGYILIADEIKDDAIKAIQDLKGVGVEQTIMLTGDNQIVAKSIAERLGLDSYIAELLPEGKVEAIEKLLSRSGKGKVAFVGDGINDAPVIARADVGMAMGGLGSDAAIETADVVIMTDAPSKVAEAIQVAKKTRQIVVQNIVLAMAIKGLFIALGAIGIATLWEAVFADVGVALLAIFNATRVLK; translated from the coding sequence ATGACTCAGACTCCTTCCCTCAAAAACCAACAGATGCAGGTCGGCGGCATGGATTGCGGTAGCTGTGCAGCAAAGATCGAAGCGGGCGTACAGAAAATACCAGGAATCAGCGAAACATCAGTCAGTTTCGCGACGGGACGCTTGAGCGTGACGTATGACCCAAAGCAGGTGAGCGATCGGGAAATCTGCGATCGCGTCATTTCTCTGGGCTACACCATCATCAGCCCAGAGTCTCATGGGGAGGCTAACGATCGCGACCATAGGCATAGTCATGATTCAGGCGAGTTTAACCTGAAAGAAGAACTGCTTCCGGTGCTAGGAGTAGTTGCCCTGCTTGTGCTGGGAATAATCTTTGAAAAGCCTCTGCACGATACTCCCTACAGCATTGGCGAGTATGCCGCCTTCATTCCTGCTTATTTGATTAGCGGCTGGACAGTATTAAAATCGGCTGGACGCAACATTCTCAAGGGGCAAGTATTTGATGAAAATTTCTTAATGACGATCGCAACAGTGGGGGCGATCGCCATTCATCAACTCCCCGAAGCAGTTGCCGTCATGCTATTTTTCCGAATAGGAGAGTTGTTTCAAGAATACTCTGTTGGTCGCGCTCGCCGTTCTATCAAGGCATTGCTAGAAATTCGCCCCGACACTGCCAATTTGAAAGTTAATGGCACAGTGAAAGAAGTCTTCCCAGAAACTGTCAATGTGGGAGACATAATTCTAGTCAAACCAGGAGAAAAGATTCCATTAGATGGGGAAATTCTGGAAGGTAATTCTCAGATTGATACTTCAGCATTAACAGGAGAATCAGTTCCGCGCACAGTGAAAGTTGGAGAAGTTGTCCTGGCAGGTACGATTAACCAGACTGGTGTTCTAACTATTCAAGTCACCAAAAAATTTTGGGAGTCTTCCATCGCCAAAATTATCGATTTAGTAGAAAACGCTACTAGCAAGAAAGCAGAAACCGAGAAATTCATCACCCAATTTGCACGCTACTATACACCCGTTGTAGTTTTTCTGTCGCTGGCTGTAGCCCTTCTGCCACCTCTGTTTATTCCCGGTGCAACTCACACAGAATGGGTTTACCGCGCCCTGATTCTACTGGTTATTTCTTGCCCTTGCGGACTTGTGATTAGTATTCCCTTGGGCTACTTCGGTGGTGTTGGGGGTGCTGCTAAACGAGGCATTCTGGTCAAAGGCTCGACGTTTCTCGATACTTTGGCGGCAGTTAAAACCGTTGTTTTTGATAAAACTGGAACCCTGACCAAAGGCGTGTTTAAAGTGGCGAGGATTGTGACTAAAAACGGTTTTTCTGAGTCAGAATTCCTGGAGATAGCAGCCAAAGCCGAATCTCATTCTAACCACCCAATAGCACAGTCAATTCGAGAAGCATACGGTCAATTAATTGGTGACGCGGATGTAACAGACTACGAAGAAATTGCTGGTCATGGCATTCGAGCGAAAGTGAAAAACCAGGTCGTTTTGGCAGGGAACGACCGTCTCTTGCATCGAGAAAATGTTGACCACGATACTTGCAAAGTAGAGGGTACTGTTGTTCATCTTGCCGTTGATAGACGCTATGCAGGCTACATTTTAATTGCCGATGAAATTAAGGACGATGCAATTAAAGCAATTCAAGATCTTAAAGGTGTTGGAGTTGAGCAAACTATTATGCTCACGGGTGATAACCAAATTGTTGCTAAAAGCATTGCCGAGCGACTGGGCTTAGATTCCTATATTGCCGAATTATTACCCGAAGGAAAAGTAGAAGCGATCGAGAAACTGCTGAGTCGCTCTGGTAAAGGCAAGGTTGCATTTGTGGGCGATGGTATCAACGATGCGCCTGTAATTGCTAGAGCCGACGTAGGTATGGCAATGGGTGGATTGGGATCGGACGCGGCAATCGAAACGGCTGATGTAGTGATTATGACCGATGCCCCGTCTAAAGTGGCAGAGGCGATCCAAGTTGCTAAAAAGACTCGCCAAATTGTCGTGCAAAATATTGTATTGGCGATGGCTATTAAAGGATTATTCATTGCTTTGGGTGCGATCGGAATTGCAACATTGTGGGAGGCAGTATTTGCCGATGTGGGAGTGGCGCTACTGGCAATCTTCAATGCCACAAGAGTCCTCAAGTAG
- a CDS encoding thioredoxin family protein: MAKRLVEVFTAGCPLCDETVKLVRELVCTNCEVQVYDLREGCATNECREKANQYGINRVPAVVVDGKLAECCQNQQPVSRELLVAAGIGQG; the protein is encoded by the coding sequence ATGGCAAAACGTCTAGTTGAAGTTTTCACGGCTGGGTGTCCCTTGTGCGATGAAACCGTTAAGTTGGTGAGGGAGTTAGTCTGTACTAACTGCGAGGTGCAGGTTTACGATCTGCGTGAAGGGTGTGCCACCAATGAGTGCCGTGAGAAAGCAAACCAGTACGGCATTAACCGCGTCCCTGCTGTTGTTGTAGATGGCAAACTTGCTGAGTGCTGCCAGAATCAGCAGCCAGTATCCCGCGAATTGCTCGTTGCTGCTGGCATTGGGCAAGGATAA
- a CDS encoding MerR family transcriptional regulator, protein MKQGLFISELSRQLGVPVPTIRYYERLGLLNPPLRTQSQYRVYSEEAKERLRFIQKAKHFGLSLDEIKKLIDISVQGVPPCASLKTMVKQHLDELDYRIQEMIEFREELANRYSKIEALLEDSSTIPNNGICGSTICRLIEQENNTDRNMTSSTVVK, encoded by the coding sequence TTGAAGCAAGGATTGTTCATCAGCGAGTTAAGCCGTCAGCTAGGTGTCCCCGTTCCGACCATTCGCTATTACGAACGCTTGGGACTGCTCAACCCACCATTACGAACACAGTCGCAATATCGCGTCTATTCGGAAGAAGCTAAAGAGCGTCTGCGGTTTATCCAGAAAGCCAAGCACTTTGGGCTTTCCCTTGATGAGATCAAAAAGCTCATTGACATCAGCGTCCAAGGTGTCCCCCCCTGTGCAAGCCTTAAGACAATGGTGAAGCAGCATTTAGATGAGCTGGATTACCGTATCCAGGAAATGATTGAATTCCGTGAGGAATTAGCTAATCGGTATTCAAAGATTGAGGCATTGCTCGAAGATTCATCAACCATACCGAATAATGGAATCTGTGGTAGCACAATTTGTAGGCTTATTGAGCAAGAAAACAATACCGATAGAAACATGACCAGCTCAACAGTTGTTAAATAA
- a CDS encoding IS630 family transposase (programmed frameshift) gives MGARLRVFLTRKQDETLLKLRTVDVPQKVKDRAEVVRLNAHGWYVEKIADHFNWTPQTVREVLHKWQTFGLEGLWELAGRGGKTKYTEEDIVYLEECLKQEPRTYNSRQLAQKLKNERQIEMSPDRLRRVLKKGVIWKRARKSHKGKQDPKTREIKQADLDMLELSAAAGEIDLTYLDESGFCMWSEPSYTYYQRGEQKHLEQTKRRGRRLSMIGLLQPLISFVYGLVIGGVNRKFYIQMMEHEAQKAEKLGRIRVIVQDNSPIHRCQEVQQLWSKWESQNLYIFFLPKYCSEMNPIELEWQHLKKDELSGQMFEDELDLAYAVINGVNARGETRKHNTERIKFNNNANC, from the exons ATGGGCGCTCGTTTGAGGGTATTTTTAACTCGTAAGCAAGATGAAACGCTGTTAAAGCTGAGAACTGTGGATGTGCCACAGAAAGTCAAAGACCGAGCAGAGGTAGTCAGGTTAAATGCACATGGGTGGTACGTTGAAAAAATAGCAGATCATTTTAATTGGACTCCACAAACAGTCAGAGAAGTTTTGCATAAATGGCAGACATTTGGGCTGGAGGGACTTTGGGAATTAGCAGGTAGAGGTGGAAAAACCAAGTACACAGAAGAAGACATAGTATATTTGGAAGAATGCCTCAAACAAGAACCCCGTACATATAACAGCCGTCAACTAGCTCAAAAACTTAAGAATGAACGCCAAATTGAAATGAGTCCCGATAGATTAAGACGGGTACTC AAAAAGGGGGTCATTTGGAAACGAGCCAGAAAGAGCCACAAAGGAAAACAAGACCCGAAAACCAGAGAAATTAAGCAGGCCGACCTAGATATGTTGGAATTGTCTGCTGCTGCTGGAGAAATAGACCTTACATATTTAGATGAATCAGGTTTCTGTATGTGGAGTGAGCCGAGTTATACATATTACCAACGTGGGGAGCAAAAACATTTAGAGCAAACAAAACGCCGTGGACGCAGATTAAGCATGATTGGTCTTCTTCAACCTTTAATCAGCTTTGTTTACGGCTTAGTTATTGGCGGAGTGAATCGCAAATTTTATATCCAAATGATGGAGCATGAAGCCCAAAAGGCGGAAAAATTGGGACGTATAAGAGTAATAGTGCAGGATAACAGTCCAATACACCGATGCCAAGAAGTACAACAGTTATGGTCAAAGTGGGAAAGTCAGAATTTATACATTTTCTTTTTACCTAAATATTGCTCCGAGATGAATCCAATTGAATTGGAGTGGCAGCATTTGAAAAAAGATGAGCTATCGGGACAAATGTTTGAGGACGAGTTAGACCTTGCTTATGCCGTTATAAATGGGGTGAATGCTAGGGGGGAAACAAGAAAACATAATACAGAACGTATTAAATTTAACAACAATGCTAATTGTTAA
- a CDS encoding YnfA family protein, translated as MEIIKSLLYFVLAGLCEIGGGYLIWLWLREGKNIWFALAGALLLTLYGIIPTFQPTNFGRVYAAYSGVFVALSLIWGWKVDGVIPDRYDWLGAGVVLLGVWLMMYLPRS; from the coding sequence ATGGAAATTATCAAATCTCTGCTCTACTTTGTCTTGGCTGGGTTGTGTGAAATCGGGGGAGGCTATCTAATTTGGTTGTGGTTGCGTGAGGGCAAAAACATCTGGTTCGCCCTAGCTGGAGCGCTTTTGTTGACACTTTATGGCATCATCCCTACGTTCCAACCTACGAATTTTGGGCGAGTTTATGCAGCTTACAGTGGAGTTTTTGTCGCCCTATCATTAATCTGGGGATGGAAAGTAGATGGAGTCATTCCTGACCGTTATGACTGGTTGGGAGCAGGAGTTGTACTACTAGGAGTTTGGCTAATGATGTACCTGCCGAGAAGTTAA